From Anopheles funestus chromosome 3RL, idAnoFuneDA-416_04, whole genome shotgun sequence, a single genomic window includes:
- the LOC125771773 gene encoding protein argonaute-2 isoform X43, which produces MGKKKPQNIVLGAIGQQAGPQQQPGPQQQHPEGSQQQQQQHPQGSQQQQRPQQHPEGSQQQKGPKQQPQGSQQQKGSKQHQQGSQQQPQGSQQQKGPQQHQQGSQQQKGPQQHQQGSQQQKGPKQHQQGSQQPAWHQQQKGPQQQQQAWSQQQPQGSQQQPEQFKRKDKDGQAPKKQPDPTGPTTSEVPRPGSAVHRDASVSSAKSSGSGDGSLRPIEENLQQMRIAKEKIRRTDLRPVLMRSGTQGTRGKKVTVEANFFRLLLDKLKGVAYHYDVAIEPDRPKKFLRGVFAQFCKNSYPGVLFAYDGQKSAYTTRKLSDMKGKVVYQPDDGGRAKEYTVQVKEAAQLDLAVLKTYMNSKDASFAKPMSAIQCLDVVLRCAYENNPNFVRFKRCVYMVPSNSIDIGKGHELWYGLFQSAVLGSRPYINLDVSHKAFPCASPLLKVISDFNRGNLDQLNRWVVDELQTFLKGMDVVYKNPSGITKRMRCNGLRDPANQQMFKMDDGTRLSVADYFARHLNYRLRYPNLPVVHVGSTVRSVYVPAELCDIPGGQALTKNHPEECTRDIIRYAATNTQTRKQKIVGLASQIQYNSCPTLLDFGIGVGKDFEQVPARIIDAPPIEYARNEKIAPRSGVWRAEGKNFLQPSTELSRKSLRWRILNLDGYTNEATVKKFGEMLQQQAIRCNVQMEPFDMGSTYVLVRNPANALRDIGTLLEGIKQANPAITIVILPSRGDAYAKVKQKAELASERIGLLTQCVKGMTVAKKSTDMSTLNNIMLKINAKTNGANHCISQAAVPPLGRGNVMYIGADVTHPLSDDVPSVVGVTALYDTIGFRYNCSVRLQGARDEMIRDLENIVHRQLQLYEQYNKVLPERIMYYRDGVSDGQFSEILTIELQALHAAIARVKPGYKPAVTFIVVQKRHHTRFFPHGNCPSDGKNCNVPPGTVVDSEITLPNRYEFYLVSHAAVQGVAKPTKYVVLYDDSSCNPDHLQALTYNLCHLFARCNRSVSYPAPTYYAHLAAYRGRVYIKDRRINMNNLDAAYRDIQIISSVTDTNPMFFV; this is translated from the exons TACTTGGAGCCATTGGGCAGCAAGCAGGACCGCAACAGCAACCAGGACCTCAGCAGCAACATCCGGAAGgttcacagcagcagcagcagcagcatccgcAAGgttcacagcagcagcaaagacCTCAACAACACCCGGAAGGATcgcagcaacaaaaaggacCTAAGCAACAGCCGCAAGGTTCTCAGCAACAAAAAGGATCTAAGCAACACCAGCAAGGTTCGCAGCAACAACCACAGGGTTCTCAGCAACAAAAAGGACCTCAGCAACACCAGCAAG GTTcgcagcaacaaaaaggacctcagcaacaccagcaag GTTcgcagcaacaaaaaggacCTAAGCAACACCAGCAAGGTTCACAACAGCCAGCATGgcatcagcaacaaaaaggacctcagcaacagcagcaagcaTGGTCTCAGCAACAACCGCAAGGTTCGCAGCAGCAACCTGAGCAGTTCAAGAGAAAAGACAAAGATGGCCAAGCGCCGAAAAAGCAACCAGATCCCACAGGGCCTACTACATCAGAAGTACCACGGCCTGGCAGTGCAGTACACCGTGACGCATCTGTTTCGTCTGCGAAATCCAGCGGCTCCGGCGATGGTTCCCTTCGGCCCATCGAAGAAAATCTGCAACAGATGCGCATCGCGAAGGAAAAGATTCGCCGAACAGACCTGCGACCGGTATTGATGCGCAGCGGAACTCAAGGTACTCGCGGCAAAAAGGTTACGGTAGAAGCCAACTTCTTCCGGCTTCTGCTCGACAAGCTGAAGGGTGTGGCGTACCACTATGATGTGGCAATTGAACCGGATCGGCCAAAGAAGTTTCTGCGCGGAGTATTTGCCCAGTTCTGCAAGAATAGCTATCCGGGTGTATTATTTGCGTACGATGGACAAAAGAGTGCCTACACGACGCGCAAGCTAAGCGACATGAAGGGCAAGGTGGTGTATCAACCAGACGATGGGGGCAGAGCAAAAGAGTACACCGTGCAGGTGAAGGAGGCGGCCCAGCTCGATCTGGCTGTGCTTAAAAC ATACATGAACTCGAAAGATGCCTCGTTCGCCAAACCGATGAGCGCCATTCAGTGTCTGGATGTGGTGTTGCGCTGCGCCTATGAGAACAATCCCAACTTTGTGCGG TTTAAAAGATGCGTGTACATGGTTCCAAGCAATAGCATCGACATCGGCAAAGGACACGAACTGTGGTACGGTTTGTTCCAGTCGGCCGTGCTCGGTTCGCGGCCCTACATCAATTTGGACGTTTCACACAAAGCGTTCCCGTGCGCGTCCCCTCTGCTGAAGGTGATCAGCGACTTCAACCGTGGTAACCTGGATCAACTAAACAGGTGGGTGGTGGACGAGCTGCAAACCTTCCTGAAGGGTATGGACGTGGTTTACAAAAACCCGTCGGGCATTACGAAACGAATGCGATGCAATGGTTTGCGCGACCCTGCCAACCAACAGATGTTCAAAATGGACGATGGGACGCGTCTGTCGGTGGCGGATTATTTCGCCAGACACCTAAACTATCGACTACGCTACCCAAATCTTCCCGTCGTGCATGTCGGTAGTACCGTGCGTTCGGTGTACGTACCGGCCGAACTCTGCGATATACCAGGCGGACAGGCCTTGACCAAAAATCATCCGGAGGAATGTACCCGTGATATAATTCGCTACGCCGCAACCAATACGCAGACACGAAAGCAAAAGATTGTTGGCCTAGCGTCACAGATTCAGTACAACTCATGTCCGACACTGTTGGACTTTGGCATCGGCGTCGGTAAGGATTTCGAGCAGGTGCCGGCGCGCATCATCGATGCCCCACCGATCGAGTATGCGAGGAACGAGAAGATTGCTCCCCGGTCTGGTGTCTGGCGGGCGGAGGGTAAGAACTTTCTTCAACCCAGCACGGAACTGAGCCGAAAGTCGCTGCGCTGGCGTATACTGAACCTGGATGGATACACAAATGAAGCCACGGTGAAGAAGTTCGGAGAAATGTTGCAGCAGCAGGCTATACGATGCAACGTACAGATGGAACCGTTCGACATGGGCAGTACATACGTGTTGGTGCGTAACCCTGCTAATGCTCTGCGCGATATCGGTACACTGCTAGAAGGCATCAAGCAAGCAAATCCTGCGATCACGATTGTAATATTACCAAGTCGTGGTGATGCGTACGCGAAGGTTAAACAGAAGGCAGAGCTAGCCAGTGAGCGTATCGGCTTGCTGACACAGTGTGTAAAGGGTATGACGGTCGCAAAGAAGAGTACCGACATGAGCACTCTCAACAACATCATGTTGAAG ATAAACGCCAAAACAAATGGCGCAAACCACTGCATTTCGCAAGCCGCGGTACCACCATTGGGACGCGGAAATGTCATGTACATCGGTGCGGACGTCACACATCCACTCAGTGACGATGTACCGAGTGTGGTTGGTGTGACAGCGCTGTACGATACGATCGGTTTCCGGTACAATTGCAGCGTTCGGCTGCAAGGTGCGCGGGATGAAATGATCCGAGATCTGGAGAACATTGTGCACCGACAGCTGCAGCTGTACGAACAGTACAACAAAGTACTGCCGGAACGCATCATGTACTATCGCGACGGTGTGTCGGATGGGCAGTTTTCCGAAATTCTCACAATCGAGCTGCAGGCACTGCACGCAGCTATAGCGCGCGTCAAACCCGGCTACAAACCTGCGGTTACCTTCATCGTCGTGCAGAAGCGCCATCATACGCGATTCTTCCCACACGGTAACTGCCCGTCAGATGGCAAAAACTGTAATGTACCACCTGGTACGGTCGTCGACAGCGAGATCACGTTGCCGAATCGTTACGAATTCTATCTCGTGAGCCATGCGGCCGTGCAGGGTGTTGCCAAACCGACCAAGTACGTCGTGCTCTATGATGATTCATCCTGTAATCCGGATCACCTGCAAGCATTGACTTACAATCTGTGTCATCTGTTTGCACGGTGCAACCGGTCGGTTTCCTATCCGGCACCGACCTATTATGCCCATCTGGCGGCATACCGTGGTCGAGTGTACATTAAAGA TCGGCGCATTAACATGAATAATTTGGATGCAGCTTACCGGGACATTCAAATTATTTCCAGCGTCACTGATACTAATCCCATGTTCTTCGTAtaa
- the LOC125771773 gene encoding protein argonaute-2 isoform X26: MGKKKPQNIVLGAIGQQAGPQQQPGPQQQHPEGSQQQQQQHPQGSQQQQRPQQHPEGSQQQKGPKQQPQGSQQQKGSKQHQQGSQQQPQGSQQQKGPQQHQQGSQQQKEPKQHQQGSQQQKGPQQHQQGSQQQKGPKQHQQGSQQQKGPKQHQQGSQQQKGPKQHQQGSQQPAWHQQQKGPQQQQQAWSQQQPQGSQQQPEQFKRKDKDGQAPKKQPDPTGPTTSEVPRPGSAVHRDASVSSAKSSGSGDGSLRPIEENLQQMRIAKEKIRRTDLRPVLMRSGTQGTRGKKVTVEANFFRLLLDKLKGVAYHYDVAIEPDRPKKFLRGVFAQFCKNSYPGVLFAYDGQKSAYTTRKLSDMKGKVVYQPDDGGRAKEYTVQVKEAAQLDLAVLKTYMNSKDASFAKPMSAIQCLDVVLRCAYENNPNFVRFKRCVYMVPSNSIDIGKGHELWYGLFQSAVLGSRPYINLDVSHKAFPCASPLLKVISDFNRGNLDQLNRWVVDELQTFLKGMDVVYKNPSGITKRMRCNGLRDPANQQMFKMDDGTRLSVADYFARHLNYRLRYPNLPVVHVGSTVRSVYVPAELCDIPGGQALTKNHPEECTRDIIRYAATNTQTRKQKIVGLASQIQYNSCPTLLDFGIGVGKDFEQVPARIIDAPPIEYARNEKIAPRSGVWRAEGKNFLQPSTELSRKSLRWRILNLDGYTNEATVKKFGEMLQQQAIRCNVQMEPFDMGSTYVLVRNPANALRDIGTLLEGIKQANPAITIVILPSRGDAYAKVKQKAELASERIGLLTQCVKGMTVAKKSTDMSTLNNIMLKINAKTNGANHCISQAAVPPLGRGNVMYIGADVTHPLSDDVPSVVGVTALYDTIGFRYNCSVRLQGARDEMIRDLENIVHRQLQLYEQYNKVLPERIMYYRDGVSDGQFSEILTIELQALHAAIARVKPGYKPAVTFIVVQKRHHTRFFPHGNCPSDGKNCNVPPGTVVDSEITLPNRYEFYLVSHAAVQGVAKPTKYVVLYDDSSCNPDHLQALTYNLCHLFARCNRSVSYPAPTYYAHLAAYRGRVYIKDRRINMNNLDAAYRDIQIISSVTDTNPMFFV, from the exons TACTTGGAGCCATTGGGCAGCAAGCAGGACCGCAACAGCAACCAGGACCTCAGCAGCAACATCCGGAAGgttcacagcagcagcagcagcagcatccgcAAGgttcacagcagcagcaaagacCTCAACAACACCCGGAAGGATcgcagcaacaaaaaggacCTAAGCAACAGCCGCAAGGTTCTCAGCAACAAAAAGGATCTAAGCAACACCAGCAAGGTTCGCAGCAACAACCACAGGGTTCTCAGCAACAAAAAGGACCTCAGCAACACCAGCAAGGTTCGCAGCAGCAAAAAGAACCTAAGCAACATCAGCAAGgttcgcaacaacaaaaaggacctcagcaacaccagcaaggttcgcagcaacaaaaaggacCTAAGCAACACCAGCAAG gttcgcagcaacaaaaaggacctaagcaacatcagcaag GTTcgcagcaacaaaaaggacCTAAGCAACACCAGCAAGGTTCACAACAGCCAGCATGgcatcagcaacaaaaaggacctcagcaacagcagcaagcaTGGTCTCAGCAACAACCGCAAGGTTCGCAGCAGCAACCTGAGCAGTTCAAGAGAAAAGACAAAGATGGCCAAGCGCCGAAAAAGCAACCAGATCCCACAGGGCCTACTACATCAGAAGTACCACGGCCTGGCAGTGCAGTACACCGTGACGCATCTGTTTCGTCTGCGAAATCCAGCGGCTCCGGCGATGGTTCCCTTCGGCCCATCGAAGAAAATCTGCAACAGATGCGCATCGCGAAGGAAAAGATTCGCCGAACAGACCTGCGACCGGTATTGATGCGCAGCGGAACTCAAGGTACTCGCGGCAAAAAGGTTACGGTAGAAGCCAACTTCTTCCGGCTTCTGCTCGACAAGCTGAAGGGTGTGGCGTACCACTATGATGTGGCAATTGAACCGGATCGGCCAAAGAAGTTTCTGCGCGGAGTATTTGCCCAGTTCTGCAAGAATAGCTATCCGGGTGTATTATTTGCGTACGATGGACAAAAGAGTGCCTACACGACGCGCAAGCTAAGCGACATGAAGGGCAAGGTGGTGTATCAACCAGACGATGGGGGCAGAGCAAAAGAGTACACCGTGCAGGTGAAGGAGGCGGCCCAGCTCGATCTGGCTGTGCTTAAAAC ATACATGAACTCGAAAGATGCCTCGTTCGCCAAACCGATGAGCGCCATTCAGTGTCTGGATGTGGTGTTGCGCTGCGCCTATGAGAACAATCCCAACTTTGTGCGG TTTAAAAGATGCGTGTACATGGTTCCAAGCAATAGCATCGACATCGGCAAAGGACACGAACTGTGGTACGGTTTGTTCCAGTCGGCCGTGCTCGGTTCGCGGCCCTACATCAATTTGGACGTTTCACACAAAGCGTTCCCGTGCGCGTCCCCTCTGCTGAAGGTGATCAGCGACTTCAACCGTGGTAACCTGGATCAACTAAACAGGTGGGTGGTGGACGAGCTGCAAACCTTCCTGAAGGGTATGGACGTGGTTTACAAAAACCCGTCGGGCATTACGAAACGAATGCGATGCAATGGTTTGCGCGACCCTGCCAACCAACAGATGTTCAAAATGGACGATGGGACGCGTCTGTCGGTGGCGGATTATTTCGCCAGACACCTAAACTATCGACTACGCTACCCAAATCTTCCCGTCGTGCATGTCGGTAGTACCGTGCGTTCGGTGTACGTACCGGCCGAACTCTGCGATATACCAGGCGGACAGGCCTTGACCAAAAATCATCCGGAGGAATGTACCCGTGATATAATTCGCTACGCCGCAACCAATACGCAGACACGAAAGCAAAAGATTGTTGGCCTAGCGTCACAGATTCAGTACAACTCATGTCCGACACTGTTGGACTTTGGCATCGGCGTCGGTAAGGATTTCGAGCAGGTGCCGGCGCGCATCATCGATGCCCCACCGATCGAGTATGCGAGGAACGAGAAGATTGCTCCCCGGTCTGGTGTCTGGCGGGCGGAGGGTAAGAACTTTCTTCAACCCAGCACGGAACTGAGCCGAAAGTCGCTGCGCTGGCGTATACTGAACCTGGATGGATACACAAATGAAGCCACGGTGAAGAAGTTCGGAGAAATGTTGCAGCAGCAGGCTATACGATGCAACGTACAGATGGAACCGTTCGACATGGGCAGTACATACGTGTTGGTGCGTAACCCTGCTAATGCTCTGCGCGATATCGGTACACTGCTAGAAGGCATCAAGCAAGCAAATCCTGCGATCACGATTGTAATATTACCAAGTCGTGGTGATGCGTACGCGAAGGTTAAACAGAAGGCAGAGCTAGCCAGTGAGCGTATCGGCTTGCTGACACAGTGTGTAAAGGGTATGACGGTCGCAAAGAAGAGTACCGACATGAGCACTCTCAACAACATCATGTTGAAG ATAAACGCCAAAACAAATGGCGCAAACCACTGCATTTCGCAAGCCGCGGTACCACCATTGGGACGCGGAAATGTCATGTACATCGGTGCGGACGTCACACATCCACTCAGTGACGATGTACCGAGTGTGGTTGGTGTGACAGCGCTGTACGATACGATCGGTTTCCGGTACAATTGCAGCGTTCGGCTGCAAGGTGCGCGGGATGAAATGATCCGAGATCTGGAGAACATTGTGCACCGACAGCTGCAGCTGTACGAACAGTACAACAAAGTACTGCCGGAACGCATCATGTACTATCGCGACGGTGTGTCGGATGGGCAGTTTTCCGAAATTCTCACAATCGAGCTGCAGGCACTGCACGCAGCTATAGCGCGCGTCAAACCCGGCTACAAACCTGCGGTTACCTTCATCGTCGTGCAGAAGCGCCATCATACGCGATTCTTCCCACACGGTAACTGCCCGTCAGATGGCAAAAACTGTAATGTACCACCTGGTACGGTCGTCGACAGCGAGATCACGTTGCCGAATCGTTACGAATTCTATCTCGTGAGCCATGCGGCCGTGCAGGGTGTTGCCAAACCGACCAAGTACGTCGTGCTCTATGATGATTCATCCTGTAATCCGGATCACCTGCAAGCATTGACTTACAATCTGTGTCATCTGTTTGCACGGTGCAACCGGTCGGTTTCCTATCCGGCACCGACCTATTATGCCCATCTGGCGGCATACCGTGGTCGAGTGTACATTAAAGA TCGGCGCATTAACATGAATAATTTGGATGCAGCTTACCGGGACATTCAAATTATTTCCAGCGTCACTGATACTAATCCCATGTTCTTCGTAtaa
- the LOC125771773 gene encoding protein argonaute-2 isoform X12, which yields MGKKKPQNIVLGAIGQQAGPQQQPGPQQQHPEGSQQQQQQHPQGSQQQQRPQQHPEGSQQQKGPKQQPQGSQQQKGSKQHQQGSQQQPQGSQQQKGPQQHQQGSQQQKEPKQHQQGSQQQKGPQQHQQGSQQQKGPKQHQQGSQQQKGPKQHQQGSQQPAWPQQQKGPQQQQQGSQQPAWPQQHPQGSQQQKGPKQHQQGSQQPAWHQQQKGPQQQQQAWSQQQPQGSQQQPEQFKRKDKDGQAPKKQPDPTGPTTSEVPRPGSAVHRDASVSSAKSSGSGDGSLRPIEENLQQMRIAKEKIRRTDLRPVLMRSGTQGTRGKKVTVEANFFRLLLDKLKGVAYHYDVAIEPDRPKKFLRGVFAQFCKNSYPGVLFAYDGQKSAYTTRKLSDMKGKVVYQPDDGGRAKEYTVQVKEAAQLDLAVLKTYMNSKDASFAKPMSAIQCLDVVLRCAYENNPNFVRFKRCVYMVPSNSIDIGKGHELWYGLFQSAVLGSRPYINLDVSHKAFPCASPLLKVISDFNRGNLDQLNRWVVDELQTFLKGMDVVYKNPSGITKRMRCNGLRDPANQQMFKMDDGTRLSVADYFARHLNYRLRYPNLPVVHVGSTVRSVYVPAELCDIPGGQALTKNHPEECTRDIIRYAATNTQTRKQKIVGLASQIQYNSCPTLLDFGIGVGKDFEQVPARIIDAPPIEYARNEKIAPRSGVWRAEGKNFLQPSTELSRKSLRWRILNLDGYTNEATVKKFGEMLQQQAIRCNVQMEPFDMGSTYVLVRNPANALRDIGTLLEGIKQANPAITIVILPSRGDAYAKVKQKAELASERIGLLTQCVKGMTVAKKSTDMSTLNNIMLKINAKTNGANHCISQAAVPPLGRGNVMYIGADVTHPLSDDVPSVVGVTALYDTIGFRYNCSVRLQGARDEMIRDLENIVHRQLQLYEQYNKVLPERIMYYRDGVSDGQFSEILTIELQALHAAIARVKPGYKPAVTFIVVQKRHHTRFFPHGNCPSDGKNCNVPPGTVVDSEITLPNRYEFYLVSHAAVQGVAKPTKYVVLYDDSSCNPDHLQALTYNLCHLFARCNRSVSYPAPTYYAHLAAYRGRVYIKDRRINMNNLDAAYRDIQIISSVTDTNPMFFV from the exons TACTTGGAGCCATTGGGCAGCAAGCAGGACCGCAACAGCAACCAGGACCTCAGCAGCAACATCCGGAAGgttcacagcagcagcagcagcagcatccgcAAGgttcacagcagcagcaaagacCTCAACAACACCCGGAAGGATcgcagcaacaaaaaggacCTAAGCAACAGCCGCAAGGTTCTCAGCAACAAAAAGGATCTAAGCAACACCAGCAAGGTTCGCAGCAACAACCACAGGGTTCTCAGCAACAAAAAGGACCTCAGCAACACCAGCAAGGTTCGCAGCAGCAAAAAGAACCTAAGCAACATCAGCAAGgttcgcaacaacaaaaaggacctcagcaacaccagcaaggttcgcagcaacaaaaaggacCTAAGCAACACCAGCAAG gttcgcagcaacaaaaaggacctaagcaacatcagcaag gtTCACAGCAGCCAGCATGGCCTCAGCAACAAAAAGGAcctcagcaacagcagcaaggtTCACAGCAGCCAGCATGGCCTCAGCAACATCCGCAAGGTTcgcagcaacaaaaaggacCTAAGCAACACCAGCAAGGTTCACAACAGCCAGCATGgcatcagcaacaaaaaggacctcagcaacagcagcaagcaTGGTCTCAGCAACAACCGCAAGGTTCGCAGCAGCAACCTGAGCAGTTCAAGAGAAAAGACAAAGATGGCCAAGCGCCGAAAAAGCAACCAGATCCCACAGGGCCTACTACATCAGAAGTACCACGGCCTGGCAGTGCAGTACACCGTGACGCATCTGTTTCGTCTGCGAAATCCAGCGGCTCCGGCGATGGTTCCCTTCGGCCCATCGAAGAAAATCTGCAACAGATGCGCATCGCGAAGGAAAAGATTCGCCGAACAGACCTGCGACCGGTATTGATGCGCAGCGGAACTCAAGGTACTCGCGGCAAAAAGGTTACGGTAGAAGCCAACTTCTTCCGGCTTCTGCTCGACAAGCTGAAGGGTGTGGCGTACCACTATGATGTGGCAATTGAACCGGATCGGCCAAAGAAGTTTCTGCGCGGAGTATTTGCCCAGTTCTGCAAGAATAGCTATCCGGGTGTATTATTTGCGTACGATGGACAAAAGAGTGCCTACACGACGCGCAAGCTAAGCGACATGAAGGGCAAGGTGGTGTATCAACCAGACGATGGGGGCAGAGCAAAAGAGTACACCGTGCAGGTGAAGGAGGCGGCCCAGCTCGATCTGGCTGTGCTTAAAAC ATACATGAACTCGAAAGATGCCTCGTTCGCCAAACCGATGAGCGCCATTCAGTGTCTGGATGTGGTGTTGCGCTGCGCCTATGAGAACAATCCCAACTTTGTGCGG TTTAAAAGATGCGTGTACATGGTTCCAAGCAATAGCATCGACATCGGCAAAGGACACGAACTGTGGTACGGTTTGTTCCAGTCGGCCGTGCTCGGTTCGCGGCCCTACATCAATTTGGACGTTTCACACAAAGCGTTCCCGTGCGCGTCCCCTCTGCTGAAGGTGATCAGCGACTTCAACCGTGGTAACCTGGATCAACTAAACAGGTGGGTGGTGGACGAGCTGCAAACCTTCCTGAAGGGTATGGACGTGGTTTACAAAAACCCGTCGGGCATTACGAAACGAATGCGATGCAATGGTTTGCGCGACCCTGCCAACCAACAGATGTTCAAAATGGACGATGGGACGCGTCTGTCGGTGGCGGATTATTTCGCCAGACACCTAAACTATCGACTACGCTACCCAAATCTTCCCGTCGTGCATGTCGGTAGTACCGTGCGTTCGGTGTACGTACCGGCCGAACTCTGCGATATACCAGGCGGACAGGCCTTGACCAAAAATCATCCGGAGGAATGTACCCGTGATATAATTCGCTACGCCGCAACCAATACGCAGACACGAAAGCAAAAGATTGTTGGCCTAGCGTCACAGATTCAGTACAACTCATGTCCGACACTGTTGGACTTTGGCATCGGCGTCGGTAAGGATTTCGAGCAGGTGCCGGCGCGCATCATCGATGCCCCACCGATCGAGTATGCGAGGAACGAGAAGATTGCTCCCCGGTCTGGTGTCTGGCGGGCGGAGGGTAAGAACTTTCTTCAACCCAGCACGGAACTGAGCCGAAAGTCGCTGCGCTGGCGTATACTGAACCTGGATGGATACACAAATGAAGCCACGGTGAAGAAGTTCGGAGAAATGTTGCAGCAGCAGGCTATACGATGCAACGTACAGATGGAACCGTTCGACATGGGCAGTACATACGTGTTGGTGCGTAACCCTGCTAATGCTCTGCGCGATATCGGTACACTGCTAGAAGGCATCAAGCAAGCAAATCCTGCGATCACGATTGTAATATTACCAAGTCGTGGTGATGCGTACGCGAAGGTTAAACAGAAGGCAGAGCTAGCCAGTGAGCGTATCGGCTTGCTGACACAGTGTGTAAAGGGTATGACGGTCGCAAAGAAGAGTACCGACATGAGCACTCTCAACAACATCATGTTGAAG ATAAACGCCAAAACAAATGGCGCAAACCACTGCATTTCGCAAGCCGCGGTACCACCATTGGGACGCGGAAATGTCATGTACATCGGTGCGGACGTCACACATCCACTCAGTGACGATGTACCGAGTGTGGTTGGTGTGACAGCGCTGTACGATACGATCGGTTTCCGGTACAATTGCAGCGTTCGGCTGCAAGGTGCGCGGGATGAAATGATCCGAGATCTGGAGAACATTGTGCACCGACAGCTGCAGCTGTACGAACAGTACAACAAAGTACTGCCGGAACGCATCATGTACTATCGCGACGGTGTGTCGGATGGGCAGTTTTCCGAAATTCTCACAATCGAGCTGCAGGCACTGCACGCAGCTATAGCGCGCGTCAAACCCGGCTACAAACCTGCGGTTACCTTCATCGTCGTGCAGAAGCGCCATCATACGCGATTCTTCCCACACGGTAACTGCCCGTCAGATGGCAAAAACTGTAATGTACCACCTGGTACGGTCGTCGACAGCGAGATCACGTTGCCGAATCGTTACGAATTCTATCTCGTGAGCCATGCGGCCGTGCAGGGTGTTGCCAAACCGACCAAGTACGTCGTGCTCTATGATGATTCATCCTGTAATCCGGATCACCTGCAAGCATTGACTTACAATCTGTGTCATCTGTTTGCACGGTGCAACCGGTCGGTTTCCTATCCGGCACCGACCTATTATGCCCATCTGGCGGCATACCGTGGTCGAGTGTACATTAAAGA TCGGCGCATTAACATGAATAATTTGGATGCAGCTTACCGGGACATTCAAATTATTTCCAGCGTCACTGATACTAATCCCATGTTCTTCGTAtaa